TGATCTCGGCAAGGGTCGCTCCCTGAAATAGATAGGCCGCTTTCGGGTTCCCGATCTCACGAGAATTTTCAAAGTTATAATAGGCAAACCCGATTCCTTGATAAGCGCCGCGGTAGATCTGTCCGGTACGGCTGTCGGGATGGAACTGAAAAGCATATTTCAGGTGAGAGGAAAAGGCATACCTGATCGGTCGGGATTGCTCATTCTCTCCCCTCAGGAATTTGTTGGTGGGAATGATGTAACCCGGACGGCCTCCTATTTCTAACCGGTGAATAAGAGTTGGCCGGTCGGAGTAAACCGAATCGGGATAGAGTTGTGACCGCACGCCTCCTGTGTTCCAGAAAAACAGGATGGTAAGAAGGAGTATGCTTCTATTGATCTTTGTTTTGCTCATAGCGCTTCCGATATGGCAGATCCCGGACTTCCGACTGAATCAATTCTTCAGTTAGTATTACATCCGTTCGGGTACATCTATGCCAAATAATTTCATTCCTTTTTTGATGGTCAGGGCTATATTTTTTGACAATAACAACCGGAAATCACGTAATGAGCTGTTCTCTTCACGAAGGATGGAGAAATCGTGGTAGAACTGGTTGAACTCTTTTGCCAGTTCGTACACATAGTTCCCGATGAGAGAGACATTGTATTCGGTGCCTGCCTGTTTCACCACCGCATCGAATTCCGCGAGTAACTGTACCAGCCCTTCTTCTTTCCCGGAAAGGGTGAGGGTGTTCTCCAGTCTTTCAGGAATAGTGATGCCCTGTTCACTGGCTTTGCGCAGGACGGATTGTATACGTGCGTGCGTGTATTGAATGAATGGCCCTGTGTTCCCGTTAAAATCGATCGATTCTTTCGGATTAAAGGTCATGTTTTTCTTCGGGTCTACTTTCAGTATAAAGTATTTGAGGGCGCCCATACCTACCATCTCTGCGATTTTATCCGCTTCTTCGGTAGATATACCATCCAGTTTACCCAATTCTTTCGATGTCTCACGGGCAGTTTCCACCATTTCGGTCATCAGGTCGTCGGCATCGACCACTGTCCCTTCACGCGATTTCATTTTTCCTTCGGGTAGTTCCACCATGCCGTAAGAGAAGTGTACGAGTCCTTTGCCAAACTCAAATCCAAGCATGTCGAGAAGAATGGAAAGTACCTGGAAATGATAGTTCTGTTCATTCCCCACCACATAGATCATGGTGTCGATGGGATAGTCGTCAAACCGTAATTTGGCTGTACCGATATCCTGCGTCATATAGACCGATGTCCCGTCGGCACGTAGTAGCAGCTTGTGATCCAGCCCGTAGGGAGTTAGGTCGGCCCATACCGATCCATCTTCTTTCCGGTAGAAAAGTCCTTGATTCAGACCTCGCAGTACCTCTTCTTTTCCGGCAAGATAGGTCTCCGATTCATAATAGATTTTATCGAATGATACTCCCATTCGGTGGTAGGTCTCGTCAAATCCTGCATATACCCACTCGTTCATCCGCTTCCACAGGTTGACGGTCTCTTCGTCCCCGGCTTCCCATTTGCGTAACATTTCGCGGGCTTCCGCCATCAGTTGCGACTGTTCCTCGGCATCCTCTTTCGACATGCCTTTTTCCTGTAATGAACCCAATTCCTCTTTATATTTTTTATCGAACAACACATAATAGTCGCCGATCAGGTGATCCCCCTTTTTACCGGAAGATTCGGGCGTTTCGCCGTTGCCCCACTTCTGCCAGGCCAGCATCGATTTGCAGATATGGATACCCCGGTCGTTCACGATATTGGTTTTTACCACCCGTTTTCCGTTAGCTGCCAATACTTCGCACAACGAATGTCCCAGGAGGTTGTTTCGCACATGCCCCAGGTGCAATGGTTTATTGGTGTTGGGGGAAGAGTACTCTATCATATAGAGTGGTGCATCATCCGCTACAGGTGTGAAACCGTAATCAGGTTCTCCGTCGATCTGTTCCAATAACCGGAGCCAGGCTTCTGCCGTAATTTCCAGATTCAGAAATCCTTTGATTACATTGAATCCGGAGACGATATCTGCGTTTTCCGTTAACCAGGAACCTATTTCCTGTGCCGTCTCTTCCGGTTTCTTCCGGGAGATTTTTAGCAAAGGGAAGGTGACGAGCGTGTAGTGCCCTTTAAACTCTTTCTTTGTTTTTTGAAGCGTGATTTGCGACGTTTCCACGTCTTCGTGATAAAGTTCTTTTATTGCGCGGATAATGACATCCTGAAGATTATTCTCGATATGCATATCTTGATATTGCTGTTTTAGAGACACAAAAGTAGTAAAAAATAATGGAAAACCGTTGCTTCTATCTGCCTGTAAACTCCATTGATAGGTACTTCAATTTCTCATCCATATTTTTTAGATTATTGATTAAGGAATATTTTCAATATTTCGGAAATAATAATTAATTCCGCCACTGGATTTATACACAATATCAATCGTATGAAATCTTATTTGTGTTGTAATCATTCTTATGTCGGAGCTTAATGCATGGCAAGTCTCCTTTTTTATGAAAAGAAAAGATGAGGTAGCGAAGCAGGTTGCGGATAGGATCATTCAATCCATTGCCATCGAAAGTTAAAGGAATGGTGATTGGTTACCGGAATTCCCGTTCTTCATGATATCCTGAATTACCAGGCCTGAGAGGGTGAAGCCGAAGACGGCGGTCACCTGCACCATGGTGCCGTTGGTCTGCGCTTTACGGAAACTGCCTTTCTCATCGGCATCGGGCAGGGCTTCTGTGCCTATGTTGGAGAGTCGTTCCTCGCTGTAGACACACAAGATCGGTTTTTGTAGTTTTGCTCCTTTCCGCAGGCGGTCACGTAATGCCGATGCCAGCTTGCATCCACGTACTTTCCAGAACTCCGCTACCCTGATTTGTTGCGGATCTATCTTGAGTGCTGCACCCATAGAGGAGAAGACAGTGGCTCCGCTTTCCGATGCTGCGGTGAGCAGATGCGTCTTGTGTGCGAGTGAGTCGATAGCGTCGATCACATAATCATACTGTTCCAATTGAAATGAAGAGGATGAGCCGGCACTGTAAATTTCCGGGATTGCATTGATAGTGGCGAAGGGGTTGATTTCCTGTAGCCGCTTTTTAAGTACCTCCACTTTCAACTGTCCAATTGTTTGGGTAGTAGCAGGTAGTTGACGATTGCTGTTGGCAACGGCCACTTTATCTGAGTCGACAATAGTAAGGTGCATTATTCCGCTCCGGATCAATCCTTCGGCACACCAACTGCCTACACCGCCCACCCCGAAAAGTATTACTTTTTTTGTGGCGAGCGACTGCATTGCTTCCCTGCCGATCAGCAGTTCTGTACGGGCAAATAGTTCGTTGTACTCCATTTTTGTTTTCAAATCGCGCACAAAAGTAATAATGAAACAATATAGCGTTATCTCAAAGGTGAAAAACTATCGGTATTATTGATCGCGATCGCTGAGTTCGAGCCAGCGCATTGTTTTCTCATCAATAAGATCGATCAGTTCGGACAGGCGGTTCGATTTGGCCATCAGTTTTTCTGTGGACAGGTTTCCGGAGGAGAGTTCGTTGGTGATACGTTCTTTTTCCGCTTCCATTTGTTCTATCTCCTGTTCGAGTGATTCGAACTCCTGTTTTTCCTTAAACGAAAGTTTTTTCTTCTCTTCAGGCCTTTTCCGGTGGGGTGGCGTTTCCGGTACTGAAGTGGAGGTTTTGGGGCCGCCGCCAGCCGTTTTTTCCTCTTTTGCTGTTTTTTTCTCTTCTGCCACTTTCCATTCCCGGTATTGCGTATAGTTCCCCGGAAAGTCCTGAATCTGTGCGTTGCCATGGAATACCAGCAGGTGATCTACCACCTTATCCATAAAATAGCGGTCATGCGACACTACGATAAGGCATCCCTTGAAGCCTGCAAGATACTCTTCTAATATATTCAGCGTAAGAATGTCAAGGTCATTGGTCGGCTCGTCCAGTACTAAAAAATTGGGATTTTTGATCAGTACCGTACAGAGGTAGAGTCGTCGTTTTTCACCCCCGCTGAGTTTATATACATAATTATGTTGTTTCTCGGGCGGGAAGAGGAAGTGTTGCAGGAATTGGGAGGCGGTCAGGCGGTGGCCGTCACCCAGGTCGATCACTTCGGCAATAGCCTGTACCACATCGATCACTTTTGTCTGTTCGTCGAATTGCAATCCATCCTGGCTGTAATAGCCGAAATTGACCGTTTCGCCGATATCAAAACCGCCGCTGTCGGGTTCTTCCACTCCCAGCAGCATCTTCACAAATGTGGATTTTCCTGTACCGTTATTTCCCACGACACCCATCTTTTCATAACGGGTGAAGATATAGTTGAATTTTTCGGTAATCCTGACGTTGCCGAACCGCTTGCTGACCTCTTTTGCCTCGAAGATCTTTTTCCCGATATAGCTGCCCTTTGCGGCCAGGCGGATATTTTGCCCATCCTTTTTCTGCTGGGCTTTCTCTTCGAGCGAATAAAATGCATCGATACGCGATTTGGCTTTGGTGCCCCTGGCCTGTGGTTGCCGCCGCATCCAGTCCAACTCTTTCCTCAGCAGATTCCTGGCCTTTTCGGTTTCGGCATTTTGTGCCATGACCCGCTCATCCCGTTTTTCTAAATAGTAGGAATAGTTACCTTTATAAGAAAAAACCTGTTTGTTATCAATCTCCAATATCTGGTTGCAGACCCGGTCGAGGAAATAGCGGTCGTGTGTGACCATCAGCAGGCTGATATTGTTGCGCGTGAGATGCTCTTCCAGCCACTCCACCATCTCAAGGTCGAGGTGGTTGGTCGGCTCATCCATGATCAGCAGTTCCGGTTCACTGATCAGCACATTGGCCAGCGCCACCCGTTTCACTTGTCCGCCCGAGAGTTCCCCTATCTTCTGTTGAAAATCGGTAATCTTTAATTGCGTCAGTATCTGTTTGATGCGCTGCTCGTAATCCCAGGCGTTATGCAGGTCCATCCCGGCAAGCAAATGGTCTAATCCCTCCTGGTTTCCGGAGGAGATCACCTCTTCATAGCGGGCGATCAGCTTCACTGTCTCATTGTCGGTGCTGAAGCAGGTCTCTAATACCGTCTTTTCAGGATCGAAAGCCGGCGACTGTTCCAGGTAGGCCAGCCGGATATCGTTGCGGAATACCACCCTCCCATCGTCGTACGGTTCTTTTCCGGCAAGGATATTCAACAGGGTGGTCTTACCCGATCCGTTGGGGGCGATCAAACCAATCTTATCCCCTTCGGCAATGCCGAAAGAAATGTCGTTGAATAATACTAAGTCACCGAAACTTTTGGTCAGCCGGTCAATTTGAAGAAGGGGTGTGGGCATGCTTCGTCTGTTTTTTGCGTACAAATGTACAAACTATTTCGTTAAGTCAAATGAACAGGGCCAACCCCTAAAACACCCATCTTAAATAACTAAAAAGATCGGAACGGCGTTTTCCGTCGATCAGTTCGGTGCCGCTGCCAATGGTGTCGCGGTTGAAGTAACGGGTATGTCCGAATTTCACGGAGAAAGAGAGGTTATCCGTGATCGCGTATTTTGCGGAGAATGCCAGTCGGCAACCCTTCCCGTAAAACGAGGGCATATAAAAGCTGTTCAGCAGGTTCCGTTCGTGGGAATAGAGCCGTGCCTCATAGGTGTCGGCGTTGAACCATGCCAGGTAGGCATCTCCGGTTAGCGAGCCTTTTCCCCGGTAACCGATATTTTGCGAGAGCATAAATCCGTTTTCGGCCGGGAAATGCTTCTCCTTGTAATGCGCCATGTCAGCGGTAGTGCGGAAATTCCACCCGCTCCGCAGATCGCGGGAGTACCTGAGACGGAATTTATGGGTGGCGTAGGGGAGAACCGACCGGCTTTTCTCATCCGGCCAGGCGGTATTCTTCTCCTTTTGTTTGTACTTGTATCGCCCTTCCAGAAACGACTGACGCGAGAAAGTGTAGGTTCCCAGAAGGTAAAGATCGACTGCATTCGATGGCGTATCTATATTATATTTCAGCCATGGGAAGCGGACAAAATCGGCATAGGCGGTTACCGAGAATTTGGGGAAAGGACGGAATTCAGTGCCGATATACAATCCTCGCTCGTTTTGCACGTCGCTCCCTTCCGAGAATGCCTGTGCATAAAAGGCATTGTAAGAAATAGGATAGTGCCTGTGTAACAGTGAAAACGACAGGTTGCCGGAGAAGCGGTATTGCAGGGTATTCAATGTAGCGACCGCTCCATTCCTGGCAAAGGATGTCTCACCCGCGAATATCAAGCCGGGGAGTTGATAGGAGTAATCGATGCTCGCGTTGAAGTTGGAAAAATCTCTCAGAGAGTAAAAGTTGTAATCCCGGAGTGTGGGATTGTACATCCTGTTATATTGGTAATATATACCGCTGATACCTATCTGCAAGCGGTCTTTTCGGAAGTTGATGTTGCCTCCCGCCACCTGCTCCCGCGTATTCCTCTTCTTCCCGATTTCAAGCGGGGTGCGATGCAGGCCGTCTACCTTGAACGAGGTGATATGGCCGTCGTCCGACAGGTTGGCGTCGATCTTTTTATTGGAATAAAAGCCGGTGATGGCGAAATTCCTGAATTCCGCCACCGCGGCAGTTCCCCTAAAAAAACCGTCTTCGGCGGTGGAAAAGTGGCGTTTGGGTTGTAAGGTCCGCCGGGCAATATTGCCGGTGCTCCATGACTTGCTGATCATGAAATCGTTGTTCAGCACCAGCCCTTGGCCGAAAGAGAGCCGGTAATCCCCTAACACGACCGTTTTCAACCAACCTATATCGTTTATAATCAGGTGAAAGCCGTAATGGTCATATCCTTTCGGATAGTCCGGTTTGAAAAAAGGCTCTCCCGCGTCTTTTTCGGCTGTAATCCCCATCTGCACCTTGTTCCGGTAACGGAAAGAATAACGGAGGGAGGCGTAAAAATCTTCCCCGCGGTATTTACGGTTGGGATACCGTTCAAGGATGCTGTCCGGAAACTCACCGTAGCCGGCTCGCTGTGTCAGCGTTTTGTCAAAACGGGACTGGAGTTCGTGACGGCCGTTTTTCAGGATATCGGACACCTGTGGGCGGGCTGCTTTATCTTCCGTTTCACCTACATAAAAAAAGGGTAGGATCATCTCTACGGTCTTGATATCAAGAAGTGGTACGTTCCTCAATTCGAACAAGGTATATATGGGACGGTTTTTTTCTAAAAAACGGAAGATGGCGTCGGCATCTTCCATGGAAAGCAATGGGAAATTTTCCAATTGCTCACGGGTGGCCGTGTTCAGGTTTATGGGATTGTTTTCCAGTTGCAACAATTCTTCATACATGTTTTCAATGGCAGCTTCATTCATTTCCTCCTCGGCCAGTTGTTCCACGAGTTTACGCCAATCCCCGGGCTGCTGTGCCTGTGTTATGCCTGTGGAAACGAGAGCCAAGGTTAAGAGAAGGGTCAAGAGGCAGGGTTTCATCAGACTTGATTTTTGATTGTAACATATTAATCTTATTTTCAATATTTTACTTCTCAATTCAATGGTTCACTCTCAATGACACACTCATTGTCATCGCTCTCATGTCCTATTCCCTGCAAAAATAACGATCTTTTTCCTTATTTCCTAAACATTTGATTATGAATTGATAAATTATCTTTTTGATGATAATATCCTTTTGTTTTTGTACTAATAGCTATATTTTTTGATATATTTTAGTCAAAATGTTTTATTTTTATTTGTTTTATAATCTTTTTGATTATCTTTGCGCTTTAATATTGTCAAAAAGATTTTATTTCCTCGTATTTGATTTCAAAAAGATTGTTTGTTTTAGGTTTTGGTTACTTATAGATTAAAGATTGAAGGTTATTCATTTAAAAAGCAAAAAAGATGAAAAAGGTAAAATTATTTTTTGTGCTGATTGCAGTCTTAGGAACTGCAAATGGGGTCAAAGGGCAGGAGGTGGCTGTCTCGGCAGGGGCCGATATTGTAAGTTCGTATATCTGGCGTGGCCAGTATTGTGGTCCGGCCGCGGTACAACCGGGTATTTCACTTTCGGCAGGCAATTTTTCAATTGGGGCATGGGGATCGACCAGTTTCGAAAGTAGCTGGAGGGAGTTTGACCTGTATGCCGGTTACTCCATTGGCAATTTTTCGGTATTGGTGACCGATTATTTCTTTCCCCGGAATCTTCCGGACGGTGAAGGCAGCGGTTATTTTGATTATTCGGAGCATGTTTTTGAAGCCACATTGGGTTACTCATTCGGAGAATCTTTTCCCCTTTCATTAGCATGGAATACCAATTTTGCGGGGGATGATGATTATTCCAGCTATTTCGAAGCATCCTACTCCCTTCCGGTCGGGAGTGTCAATGTGGATTTGATATTGGGTGCAACTCCCTGGGAAGGCGCTTATTCAGATGGGTTCGCATTGATCAATGCGTCGATAAAAGCAAGCAAAGAGATAACCATCACCGATTCATTTTCACTTCCGGTTTTTACCCAGGCAATTCTGAATCCTGATACGAAGGATGTCTTCCTGGTCTTCGGTATGAGTTTTTGATAAAATCTATTCTTTACACTAAATATATTAATTATAACAAACATTTATGAAGAAAATTGAAGCAATTATCCGCAAGTCAAAGTTCGACGAGGTTCGGGCTGCCTTGCATGAGGCTGACATAGACTTCCTTTCATGGTGGGGAGTAAAAGGTCAGGGAACAGCAAAACAGGGTCTTATTTTCCGGGGGATCGCTTACGATGTCAATGCCATCGAGCGTATTTATCTCTCTTTCGTGGTCAGGGAAGTAAATGTGCAAAAATCGATCGACGCTATTTTACGATCCGCTTATACGGGTGAAAGTGGAGACGGCCGGATTTTCGTGTCAACCATTGAGCAATCCATCCGGATCCGTACAGGTGACCGTGGCGATGAGTCATTGTATGACAAAGAGCAAAAGGATGCTTAAAACTCCCAAAAGATAGAATGATTAAAAAATAACTTTTACAGATTATGAAGCATAAAATAATAAAATATATAATGATGTTTTGCGCATTATTTGCCATACCTGCTATTGCTTTTGCACAGGACGATGCGGTACCTGTCCTGAACAGCGGTGATACTGCCTGGATTATAGTAGCCACTATTCTTGTAATGATGATGACCATTCCCGGGCTGGCCCTGTTCTACGGAGGTCTGGTACGCCGGAAGAATGTATTGAGTGTATTGATGCAGTGTCTTATTCTGACCGCTGTAATCATTATAGAGTGGGTAGCGATTGGTTATAGCCTGGCCTTTACTTCGCTGGAGGGAGGTTTGAATGCTGTTGTGGGTGGTTTCGATAAAATATTCCTGCAAGGCGTAGGGATCAATGACCTGCTTGACGGTTATGCTATTCCTGAACTTTTGTTTGTGTCGTTTCAGGGAATGTTTGCCGTTATTACGCCTGCATTGATCATCGGTGCATTTGCCGAACGTATCAAATTCAGCGGCTTCCTGCTGTTCTCCGTGTTATGGGCGCTGGTGGTTTACAATCCGCTGGCCCACTGGGTCTGGGGCGGCGGCTGGATAGGTGAAATGGGTGCCATCGATTTTGCAGGAGGGACTGTGGTGCATATCAATGCAGGAATATCAGCATTGGTGATGGCTGTCCTGCTCGGTAAAAGGAAGGGATGGAATGTAAAAGGAGCCGCCCCCATCACTCCGCATAATGTGCCGTTCGTGGTGGTCGGTACGGCTTTGCTGTGGTTGGGATGGCTGGGATTTAACGGCGGAAGCGGCCTGGCAGCAGACGGCTTGTCTGCAAGTGCTTTACTGGTTACCAACATAGCCGCGGCAGCTGCGGCGCTGACTTGGACTGCGCTCGACTGGGTTATCAACAAAAAACCGACTGTGGTTGGTTTTTGTACGGGCGTTATTGCCGGTCTGGTTGCCATTACACCTGCTGCGGGCTCTTCCGGCGTATTGGGGGCTTTTGTTATCGGGTTGGTAGCCGGTTTGGTTTGCTTCTTTATGGTAGCGTATGTGAAGCCAAAATTGGGTTATGATGATTCATTGGACGCCTTCGGGGTGCATGGTGTCGGCGGTGTCGTCGGTTCACTTCTCATCGGGATTTTTGCCACACAGGCGATTACCGGCGAAGGAGGAGCGCAAGGAGCACTCTACGGCGATTGGAATCAGTTGTGGATACAGGTCGTGGCAACTGTTGCCACTATTGCATTCAGTGCGATTATGACATGGATATTATTCAAGATTGTGGATAGTATAGTGGGTATCAGGGCGAGTGCGGAAAGTGAATCTGTCGGACTCGATATCTCCGAACACGGTGAAATAGCGTATGAATAAAACCACCCGTCATTTGATCTTTCTTAATTTCGGGACAAGCTGCCTCTACAAGGGCGGCTTGTTTTTTCTCTCGGCTTTCACTAAATTTCCATAATATAGGATGCGCCTCGGAAAAACCTAAGCAAGCTTGGCTTTTCTCCCGGCTTTCACTATATTTGCCCCGGTTTTTAACTTAAACAGGATATGAGCAAAGCTCTATTGTTTTTACTGTTTCCCGTTATCCTGTGCCTGTCATGCGGAAACTGGGGCAGACAGGAGAGGACGTACGATTTTCCTCAGATTGTAGAGTCGGATACATTACGCATACTGACTCTGAATACATCCACTTCCTATTTCATATACCGGGATCAACCCATGGGATACCATTACGATATGATTCGTGATTTCTGCAAGCATCATGGGTTAGTCCCGGAGATTATTGTGGCCGGGAATACAGGAGCTATGGTAGAGATGCTACAAAACAAGGAAGCTGATGTAATTGCTTACAGTATACCGGTCACCAATGCTTTGAAAGATTCAATACTATATTGCGGACTCCGGCAAATTTCACATCAGGTGTTGGTACAACGTGCGGGACAGGGCGATACTCTGTTGACGGATGTGACCGGTTTGATCGGTAAGCAGGTGACAGTGATCGATAAGTCGAAATACCTGGACAGGATAAATAACCTTAATGACGAACTGGGAGGAGGTATTCTGATCGATAGGGTAGACAGTGACACTATTGTTGTGGAAGATCTGATCCGGATGGTTTCGCGGGGAGAGATCGCCTATACAGTGGCTGACGATGACCTGGCTATGCTCAACCATACCTATTTCGGAAACCTGAATGTGGATCTTCCGGTCAGCTTCGACCAGCGCTCTTCGTGGGTGGTAAGAAAAGATACTCCTCTACTTGCTGATTCGCTGGACAGCTGGATGAAGAGCCGCTCTTCCGGGACTGCTTTTCTACGGATCATCAAACGCTATTTTGAAGAAACAAAAGGATATTCCGTCTTCTTAAGACCCTCTTTCCGGGAGATTTCCGGCCATGGGGTTATTTCCCCTTTTGATTCCTATTTCAAACGATATGGGAAAGAGTCGGGAATCGACTGGCGGCTGCTTGCTTCGGTTTCCTATCAGGAGTCCAGATTCGAGACGGAAGGACAATCATGGGCGGGTGCTACAGGGTTGATGGGATTAATGCCGGCTACTGCCGCTTCATTGGGTGCAGAAGGAGAGCAACTTTTTGATCCTGAGAAAAACATAAGTGCAGGTACGGAATACCTGAAAAATCTGCTTCACATTTTCCGTTTTATAAATAACCCTGATGAGAGAATAAAAATGGCTTTAGCTGCTTATAACGGAGGCCTCGGCCATGTATTCGATGCATTGGCACTGACAGAAAAATATGGTGGTGATAAAGAGGTATGGGACAGTAACGTGGAGAGATATTTGCAGTTGAAACGCCTGGAGCAGTACTACCGGGATCCGGTTTGTAAAAATGGGTATTTCAGGGCAGATGAAACAATCAAATATGTACGCGATGTGATAGACAGATGGGAGATATACAAGGAGAAGGTGAAAGAATGAAAATCCTGTTGATCATTCAATAAAAAAATCACTATCTTTGCCATCGGTGTGAAAATCATATTTACAGAAAATAAAACATGTCAGTCATAATCAATAAAGTCAGAACGAAAGATGATTTGAAAAAATTCATCCAATTCGGTATCGATCTCTATGAAGGGAATGAGTATTTTGTCCCTCCGTTGATCTACGATGAGAGAGCCACACTCAACTGGAGTAAAAATCCGGCATTCGATCATTGTGATGCAAACTATTTCCTGGCATATCGCGACGATAAGATCGTGGGTAGGATTGGTGTCATCATCAACCATAAAGCGAATGAGAAATGGAACGAACGGAATGCCCGATTCGGTTTTGTGGATTTTATTGATGATAGTGAAGTGGTAGATGCCCTTTTCGGTGCGGCTGAGAGTTGGGCCCGGTCGAGGGGGATGGACAAGATACACGGGCCGCTCGGCT
This window of the Proteiniphilum saccharofermentans genome carries:
- a CDS encoding MltF family protein; amino-acid sequence: MSKALLFLLFPVILCLSCGNWGRQERTYDFPQIVESDTLRILTLNTSTSYFIYRDQPMGYHYDMIRDFCKHHGLVPEIIVAGNTGAMVEMLQNKEADVIAYSIPVTNALKDSILYCGLRQISHQVLVQRAGQGDTLLTDVTGLIGKQVTVIDKSKYLDRINNLNDELGGGILIDRVDSDTIVVEDLIRMVSRGEIAYTVADDDLAMLNHTYFGNLNVDLPVSFDQRSSWVVRKDTPLLADSLDSWMKSRSSGTAFLRIIKRYFEETKGYSVFLRPSFREISGHGVISPFDSYFKRYGKESGIDWRLLASVSYQESRFETEGQSWAGATGLMGLMPATAASLGAEGEQLFDPEKNISAGTEYLKNLLHIFRFINNPDERIKMALAAYNGGLGHVFDALALTEKYGGDKEVWDSNVERYLQLKRLEQYYRDPVCKNGYFRADETIKYVRDVIDRWEIYKEKVKE